Part of the Undibacter mobilis genome is shown below.
CGGCTATTTCAAAGACGCCGGCATCAACCTCACGATCAATGAAGGCAAGGGGTCGATGATCGCCGCGCAAGTCGTGGGTTCCGGATCGGAACAGTTCGGAACGGCTGACGCGGTCTCGATCATCCAGTCCGAAGCCAAGGGAATGCCGATCAAGGCCATCATGACCATTCAGGATGTCGGCGCGCTTGGTGTTCTGTGGTCGAAGACTTCCGACATCAAGGCGATGAAGGATCTGAAGGGCAAGCGGATGGGGGTCACGGCGGGCGATGCGCTGACCCAGCAATGGCCTGTCGTCGCGGAAAGCAACGGCTTGACGAAGGACAGCGTCAACCTCGCCTATATGGACGGTGCCGCGAAGCCCGTGTCGCTGTTGAACGGCCAGGTCGATGCCATCCTTGGTGCCTGCATTGACCATGTGGTGCTTCTTGAAAGCAAAGGCTTTCCCGTTCAATGCCAGCGCTTCGCCGACTACGGGGTGCCGACCGTTGGTGTCAGTCTGCTAACGAATGAAAACCTGATTA
Proteins encoded:
- a CDS encoding ABC transporter substrate-binding protein, with amino-acid sequence MTSRRGRISKIFALAMALVLLSAGSHAAQAADNVSLRLHWLVNGSTVAFYLGLERGYFKDAGINLTINEGKGSMIAAQVVGSGSEQFGTADAVSIIQSEAKGMPIKAIMTIQDVGALGVLWSKTSDIKAMKDLKGKRMGVTAGDALTQQWPVVAESNGLTKDSVNLAYMDGAAKPVSLLNGQVDAILGACIDHVVLLESKGFPVQCQRFADYGVPTVGVSLLTNENLIKNNPDLVKRFVAASVKSYKAFYEDPQAALDAAVRARPDIDRKVVGGQAELIKAYYSAAASGRIDRAKWQSTVEVMKKTGVLSSDRPFDSYFVADFVQP